Genomic window (Ostrea edulis chromosome 9, xbOstEdul1.1, whole genome shotgun sequence):
TGGTTACACCCCTGACTATGGAATCATCAATCAGTACTATTCTTCTTCCCCTAATGTTATCACTCAGTGGACCAAACTTTTTGTTGACCCCCATCTTCCTCAGTCTCATGTTTGGTTGGATAAATGTTCTTCCAACATAACAATTCTTGCAAAAGACTTCTCCATATGGAATTCCAAGCTGAGCTGCGTAAGCGAGAGCGGCAGGTGTAGCAGAATCCGGGACTGTGCTAACCAGGTCTACCTCCACTGGTGCCTCCTTGGCCAGCTGCTGACCACAGCGCTGTCGGACACTGTACACCATTTGTCCTTCCATGATGCTATCTGGTCTGGCAAAATACACATATTCAAATATACAGGTGGCAGGAGCCTTGTTGTTTAGTCTGGGAGCCATGTACACAGATTTTACTCCTCTTTTGCTAAGTTCCACCACCTCTCCCGGTAGAACTTCTCTGAAGTATTTGGCCCCAATGCTGTTGAAAGAACACGACTCCGATGACACTACCCAGCCACTTGTCACCTCATTTTTATTTGTGTTGTCTTTGATTGACCCAAGTGAGACCAGTTTTCCCAGACAAAGAGGTCTGTTTCCAAAAGGATCCCTGACAGCATAAATCTTGTCAGCATGCATGATTACGAGTGAATACGAAAGTATAGTCTCActcattattttcttaattcTTTCAACCCAATTGGCACCATGAGGTTCCCCACACTCTGGGGTATGTGTCAAAAGTTGTGTTATTAACTCACTGTCTGTTCCTGTGGACAGGCCAACTCCGTGCTTCATCAGCTTTTGTTTCAGTTTCTTTGCATTTACAAGCTCCCCATTGTGAGCAACTGCTATCAGTCCGTGTATGGTCTCCACAACAAATGGCTGCACATTGATGGTGTCAGACTCTCCCTGGGTGGAGTAACGGTTATGACCTATTCCAATGTTTCCTTTTAATTTATGAACGTCGTCTTCTGAAAACACGTTACTGACCAGCCCCATTCCTTTCCTTACAATGTACCTACAGTCATTTGTCCCCATACTGGTCACAATTCCTGCACTCTCCTGCCCTCTGTGTTGCAGACCCACCAGACCTAGGTAGATGGTATGGGCTACGTCTAGCTGGGTAGGCCATTCACCCTGTGACACACAACCAAACACCCCACAGGCCTCCCGAAGTCCTGGGTCATCTTGGGTATTCAGGTGATCCACCATAACTCGGCGATTAATCAGTGAACTGCTTCTTTCTCAATGTAATGTCCGGAAATCAAGTCAACCGTATCctgaaaaaatcaaaaacaaaagaaCTACAAAACACTTTTGCTACTTTGTTTACAAAGTGATATTATATAATACATCTATTAGTGCATAAGTACTGAATTGTGAAATATAATGCTGcgatgttgtttttttttttttttataatgctGCGATGTTAACAACGACGAGGACAAAGTGTGAACTCGTAAAGAAAAATAATCACGAAGAAATAATTATTCACATTTGCAGAAATTGCATATTAATTATTGGACGTAAAATAAAACGTGTCAGGTCGGATCGACCCACGGTTGATCCTTCCCTAGTGAATGCGTCTCGAGATGACCCCGTTCCATTGTCGATCCGGCTCATTTTGATTATAGTCTACCCGGCCCCTTaaatatgtttattaaagatataacaaatgataatgattgaataatttaaatttgAAGAAAAGGGGGACGtttttacatgtacttgcttATTTAACACGATTTAGCAGAGAGATTGGGAATCAAATTTTAGGTCTCTGAAGTTAGatatcaaaattagataaatGTCGGATTTAGGTTTGTAAATGATTTGTTTAGACAACTATTAGACTTTATGATTTGTGTTTGAAGTGCGATAATCATTGACACCTATTATCAGAATAAGACTAGTACTAGTCTTCATGATAGAATGCATGTCTCCAGGCTATACTTGATAAACACGTGGTATTTAGAAAATTGTTGTTGTAGTAGattttaattcaaatgtaaCTCTGCTTACAATTTCACCTAGGAAAAAACTTTAGAAAACaataatttgtaaataaaaaacacGGGTGATCAAGATTCATTACTAATTACTGCCTGGTGACAGGAGATGTCAAAGGCACACGCCATGAAGATGAAACATACAAATGAATTAAACCAATTCTATATTGTAAATAACACTTGGAAACATAGTTCAAAACGTAGTAATCATAATGAACACAAACTTTTTTCCTGGGTCGGATCGACCGGGGACAGATTAACTAGGGGACGGATAGCCTAAGTACGGATCGGTGAATGCGGGACTTTCGCCTCTATGGACGTTTCGTGCTAAGACGATTCGCCCCCAAAAAACGATTCACCCCTAGACATTTCTCCCTCTGTTAGATTACCTTATGGACAGATTGATAATGGGACAGATCGTCTAGAATTCGAAATAAAGTATTTGTAACGTAACCGAAtgtttgttgtttcattttgaGCGGGATTTAGTTACAATGTACAATAACAAAGAAAACCGATAAACATGGAATAGCATTGTCTAGAAATTGTACTTTGACATTTAACAAAGAAAACGTAACatacaaaataagatatttctaaaatgttgtacaaaacaaagaataatTACAGAAAACACTTTCTGGCCATCAATGAATCACgaattaaaataatattttacgACTACCGGGTATTTAGATTTCACAAGCATTGGAATTAAACGTTCCCGTGCAATAATTCACCAAAACAGAACAACATGAGTATAAAATCTACTGTACTGGaaaattgataataaaaaaaataaaataagtaaaACTTTCTTTACCTGAAAATAGGATAGTGACGGATAATTATACGACTTTATGGATTGACGTCCGGGGGAGAAGTGACTGGACTCTAATTCAAGATACATGTAGCGTCCCCTCTCTAGGCATTGAGTTAATCTTGTCGATGAATggtgtgaaaaaaaaaacctattatTGAAATTGGTATCAAAAGGGTACAGTTTACTTTGGGATTTTACTTATAATGCGAAGAAAAAGGTAAATGCCATACAAGAAAATTAGATTTCTTCACAAATTACTCTAAAGATACTGGCTTCATAGATTAGTGTGACACTAATTGACTTTCTcaggtttgaaagaaaaaaatgtcaaaaggGAGCACAGACAAAGTATATCAACAAGATTGCTCATGACAAAGACATaaactataaaatatatacgaAGGAATGTGGCACATCATTTTAAGTTAAACTAGTTTTTGATCCTATACAGattattgttgttgtttcaattgcaagaaaaaaaaacccaaaatatAAAAGGTTCTAAAGTttctaaaatttataaaattgttagAATGATGAGTGTGTCTATATGATATACCTCTGTGAGAGACATAAATAGATACAGTATAGGTGTATCGTTGTGAATATTTTATACAAGGAACGCATTAggtttttattattaatatgcATTATCGTATAGAGCTGAAACGaatgttctttttgtaaaacttGTTACACTCTGAAGAGCCGAACTATACGGTGAAAGCGCTAAGTGTGATTAATTAAgtgtggatcatgtgtacttatagtcatcgttggatatatatatatatatatatatatataattactacTTACCGTATCTCTACCACCCCCAGAGTTTGTTGCTATGAGAACCTGTTTGCACATATCGATTTACTTACATTACGTGACGTTAAACTATCCATTCTTTTCGGTAAATGCAGGTATATATTAATTACAAGCTCAAATGACTGGTAAATGTTCGATAAACAGTTGAACACGTATTTATAAAGAATTAATCTTATCAAATGTCCCCTACAGTCCGAGATACATGCCTCCCAGCAAATATCCATGTTACATGATGAAAATTCAAAGGCAATAGCGGGTATCGtgttaacacacacacacacacacacacacattgaaACATTAATAATCATAAACAATTATCGGAATAAATTTCTTATTTATAATTTTCCCCTTTCATAGTCTTGCGTTCAGATTCTGGGCCCCTTGTGATTAACTACTATATGATAGATTCATTTACTTTTTCAGATACCGTTTCTTTCACATCCAAAATGCACTAGAGTAGCATATGGTAGCGATATCGTAAAGTTTACTAAATATCGATCAAGAAGTCTTGTTTCCCCACGATACAAATTTTTAaactattttgtttttacttccgataaaaaaaaaagtaaaacgTGAAAAGCAATGATGAATTTAACTCCATGAGGCTGGGGTATGTTCCCTTTTAGATGATTGATCAAATTTGATATCGTgcctttatatacatgtatcatatataacGGAAGTGGTCTTAGTTTGCAGATACCTCTGTCTTTGCTCTCGCTCGATCTCTCACTAGAGGGCGTGCATGTATTACATATTCGCTGCGCTCTAGAACATCTATCATCGTCTAAAGTGAAACTatgcgtagcgcgccctctggtagAGATTGGCTTTGTTAAGAGAGAAACATCTCCACAAGCAACGTTTCTTTTCCATCGCCACAAAATGTTGCATATTTTACCTCGCCGTCTTAACTCGTATACGGGTATTAGACACGTGACTGGATAATCGAATACTGAATTTCCATTCGAATATGCGTAATTTACTAATAACGATTACTCGAACATTCTTTTCACATCTAGTATCGCaaatttacacattttctttcaaaccatCCCAATAATTGTAGTTACTAGTATAGCGACATTTAACCGGGAGTTTTTCTATAGAAATTGTCGAGACGTTTGTGGGGGAGTGCCCCAAAACATTGGGATGATCCAGACTAGTGAAACCATCAGCGAATCGTCGCTTTCAATGCACCGgtaattttgattttcagttCAGCATCCCAGCATTTGCGAAGTATGAGCCCAAGAAAGTAGTGTTGCGAAAAGACGATTTTGTGAAAAGTCACAATTCAGCAACCGGCTTAATGGAATTTACACGGTGTTCACAGATTGGCAGATCTAGACGGGGGTTGTGAAAGAAACATCAGATTAATCACGGAGTCCTGATTTGGGGCATTTCTTTGTTGAATATCGCcaatattttgttgcatttcaACTGAGACGACAACACACTTATTTATATCgtctgtatatgtacatactgaaaatttatatatctttatattgAGCCCGGTAACTTCCTAAATGGTCATGGGAGGAGGGGGTCTTTGCAAGAAGAAAATAGTGTGTGTTACGTCATCGGTTTAGAGGTTGGCAGTCCACAGTGTGGCGATCCCGATAGTCGGATCACACTGTCACGTGACCTTGTACAATGAACAGTTATGTTATTGCAGGACTGATTGTAACAGTTGTGACGTTCCAGACAATGCGTTTCACAATGCAGGTACACTTGTAAAGTTGGTATTACATCCATCCCCGttccgtggggattcgggttagaatagatcctcagtaccccttgcttgtcgtaagaggcgactaaatgggggcggtccttcggatgagaccgcaaacaccgaggtcccatgtcgcagcaggtgtggtacgataaagatccctcctgctaaatggccataagcgtcgagcatagacctaaattttgcagcccttcaccggcagtggtgacgtctccatatgtgtgagatattctcgagaggaacgttaaacaatattcaatcaacatCCACACCCTATATCTATCGGTTTTCGGTAAAACGGCCCCCgagcatgatacatgtatcatattgacTGTTATCTGATACTGTGTAGTATGGTAAACACTAAATTGCATGCTAGAATTGCGCAAGTGACGCTTAGTTTTCGCAACCTGCTTTCTGAAGCGTTCcaaaattttactttttcaatatttcGTATTGTGTATAGTTAACATCGATATTTTCAATATTCCGAGGCTCGCGGAAGTCATGCTTTAATACATGATCTCAAAACCATCCAATTCCACCTAACCATAGTGTTCATTTCAAGCTAAGATTTAACACATGGTGAAGAAGAagacttttatttttaaaagaacaaCACCCACGtcacaataaaaatatacattgtaacaaATGCGTTTTTTGTCTATTCCAAGTCACATCAAATAGTGTACCTTTAATGATTTACGGGAGAAGCCCCGCAAAGTTACTGGCATACTGTGTAAGGGTGTTTATATTGCAgatgtaaaattaaattttggAAAACTCTTCCTGGCCACAAATTCTTAAAGTCTATTCTGAAGTAGCATTTGCTTAACTTTTGCGACTTTCAAAACTTGATATTGAAGCATACAAGATTGTatgcaataattcaaaaataataatgcaaGCGGATGTGGTTTCACCAATAATGAACAAAAACGAAAAAATAAACCTTCCCAGTATACAGTATGCAGGTCAACTTGATTTAGCTTTACAATCTACGGCGTGAAGCACTGGGGGACCTACGATGCTTCAACAACGCAGATCTTAAACGCAGAAAATTCAACAACGAATGTATAAATAAAGAAATGTACATAGTTTATCAATAAACCTCAAATGCTTGTAGTACATTACCAATCACGtggtccttttttttttttttttttttttttttttttgagtttttcttatttgatatttcattgttAATTGAAAACGTTACTCTCCTGACTCCAGTGTATAATAGAACCTAAAACATGCACCATATAGATgaggaaaatttcattatacatacatgtatgtatcttaTGTTGGAAAACATCctgaattcttttttaaaatggtaTGAATACATGAATGACACACTAATCAACAAAGAATATGTAATGGCGATAATTTCGCACGTCTCATCCTCTACAGAAATCCTCGATACCCACACCACAAGCTGCTGAATGATTAGTTCGTACCttgaataatgttttatcaCGGAATCATCAGTCGTTCCTGAATAATTCGTACCTTGATGAGGCTTAGTTCACGCGGAATCATCAGTCGTCTCTGCGTTGAGCTGATTAAGATGCACTTTTTCTGATTCAGTATCATAGAACACCTTGGATTTTTTCATGTTGTTCATTTCGTCCGGCTCTCTCATGGGTGATCGATTGATCAACACAGACGGCTGATTGTCAACGTTGGTGTACTGAGTATTTGTAGTGCTTCCGTTCACGTGGCGATCCCGATCGCCTCGGAACAGGCAAGGCAACACTTGTTTGAATTCCTTTCTAAAATTATCATTCATCCACGCATAAAGGAAAGGATTATATATGGTGGAACTCACAGCAATTACGTGCgcaataaaaaatataagtGTATAATAATACCAAAATTGATAGTTCTTTTCGTAAGAAACTGTCACATTGACAATATTGAGCATAAGCCAACAGAGCACAAATATGGTTACCATGGCGATAAGCATTCTGTTTGTTCGACGCTTTCGTCGTATTTCTTGCTCGTCTCTCTCACGGCATTTTGAGCCACTCCCTATTTTAGTCCTAGAGCGTTTCTTGAGCGCCAGCGAGACTTTAAAATAGCAGTAAGTGATAATACTACAAGGCACAACGTACTGTAAAACGAGGCTTGTGACAGTGAAAAACTGACCAGCTTGGTCACGTGGCCATTTCTCTGTGCACCTCCAGTCCCCAGTGTTGCCCTTCGACAGCTGCATGTATATACCAAGCGGAAGTGATATAGAAATGGATATGATCCATATGGCCACTATGACgagcaaacaaacaaacacctTCATCCGCGGTTTAAAAGGATACACTATTACAAAGTAGCGATCCACAGCAATGGCCGTGGAGGTCAGAGTGGACACATAGACACTAATCGCTTGGGACATTGGGACTATGTGACAAAGAGCTTCTCCAAACATCCAGGAATTCAGAAAATATCCAAGCGGGGTAAATGGAATTGATAATAGGCATATAAGGATATCAGATACGGCGAGATTGGTGATGAAAATGTTAGTGATTGTCTGCATGGTTTTATTCCGAACTACTACATACACCACCAGCGTGTTGCCACTGAGCCCCAGcgtaaaaataattatatagagGCCAATAAACAGGACGGCCAGTCCGGATTTCTGCATGACCTGTGCCGGTTCCCCTACCTCCCCCACGCCAGAGAGAGGAAACAACGTGACGTTGTCGGTGACGTTGTCGGTGACGTTGTAGGTCACGTTGTACATCATGGTAGTTGCGCTTTGGTTCATCTTGGTTACGATCTCAATTTCCTTACTGTAAAACTCTGAAATACAAAGGCAAGGTTGTAAAATCCGTATACAATAACATTACTCGTGGATCAACGGGGTCGCCCGGAACCAGTATCTCACTGAATTTCACGGTTGTCGATATACGTCGTAGCAGTCGATATATTGATTTGGTCAACAATGCATTTTCCTTTGAATAAATACTTGAAAATGGGCGAAAGCAGACATACTAGTGAATTTATATACTCTGCATGATGCAGTTTACTGAATATGAAAATTTGTCAGTCATTTCATCCGCCGTCAAATTTACCGACTCACTGTTTGAGAGCGATCGTGTGATCCCAGAATGATTCGAAGTCAAATATATGTtacaattaaaatttatttcggTCATCAAGGGGGCGCCATATTGGGATTTGATTGTTTTTTAATCGGAAATtgcaactgttcaggtgagcgatgtggctcatggacctcttgttaaacattttcatacaaattctttaaaaattgttagaAGGCTAACTCTTTTGTCTTGTCAAAAATGTCCAATGAATAGGTAAGTGGTTATCTTTTGTTAAATTCATATGTTTTACATTTGTCATATCCTGAAATTCGGaattacaaagaaaatgttGGGGCTAGACGtctcatacatgtatcagttaAACGTATCCTGACGTTCTATTTTAAATATACTTACTTATAACTAAAGCCTTATACCAAATATAATTATTGTTGGAATATTCGCAGTATTGAACGTTTGATTAATGTAGGAAAGGGAACTGaaaattagatattgatttaaggggaaaaaaaattaaaaatggtcCGGTATGTATTTCCTTCAACAAATttctacaaaacaaacaaccTTCCAAATTTGTATTTGGTGCagtacatttttatttagttattttatttttttttttttatattttcaattgtaAAGTTATTCGACGTACATAATATGACTATGCTGTTAACATGATTTTTGTTTGATACACATCTTGACTTTTTAAGTTGCATTCTCCTCTTAGGAATCGCACTATGCGTTGTTCTGtttgatgtaaatatataat
Coding sequences:
- the LOC125658415 gene encoding neuropeptide Y receptor type 2-like; the protein is MNQSATTMMYNVTYNVTDNVTDNVTLFPLSGVGEVGEPAQVMQKSGLAVLFIGLYIIIFTLGLSGNTLVVYVVVRNKTMQTITNIFITNLAVSDILICLLSIPFTPLGYFLNSWMFGEALCHIVPMSQAISVYVSTLTSTAIAVDRYFVIVYPFKPRMKVFVCLLVIVAIWIISISISLPLGIYMQLSKGNTGDWRCTEKWPRDQAGQFFTVTSLVLQYVVPCSIITYCYFKVSLALKKRSRTKIGSGSKCRERDEQEIRRKRRTNRMLIAMVTIFVLCWLMLNIVNVTVSYEKNYQFWYYYTLIFFIAHVIAVSSTIYNPFLYAWMNDNFRKEFKQVLPCLFRGDRDRHVNGSTTNTQYTNVDNQPSVLINRSPMREPDEMNNMKKSKVFYDTESEKVHLNQLNAETTDDSA
- the LOC125658410 gene encoding amidophosphoribosyltransferase-like; translated protein: MVDHLNTQDDPGLREACGVFGCVSQGEWPTQLDVAHTIYLGLVGLQHRGQESAGIVTSMGTNDCRYIVRKGMGLVSNVFSEDDVHKLKGNIGIGHNRYSTQGESDTINVQPFVVETIHGLIAVAHNGELVNAKKLKQKLMKHGVGLSTGTDSELITQLLTHTPECGEPHGANWVERIKKIMSETILSYSLVIMHADKIYAVRDPFGNRPLCLGKLVSLGSIKDNTNKNEVTSGWVVSSESCSFNSIGAKYFREVLPGEVVELSKRGVKSVYMAPRLNNKAPATCIFEYVYFARPDSIMEGQMVYSVRQRCGQQLAKEAPVEVDLVSTVPDSATPAALAYAAQLGIPYGEVFCKNCYVGRTFIQPNMRLRKMGVNKKFGPLSDNIRGRRIVLIDDSIVRGVTMIPIVRLLRAEGAKEVHIRIASPPIKYPCYMGINIPTKQELVANRIKEDKLADYFGADSLQYLTVEGLQQAVVEGIEGDVLGNTGHCVACLTGSYPIDLDW